In Janthinobacterium sp. 67, a genomic segment contains:
- a CDS encoding response regulator yields MNVPIKILLVDDHTLLRSGVKLLLQRNPQFQVVGEASNGLDGVRLAAELQPDVVLMDLNMPGVSGVEALQLILQDLPQMVVLMLTVSENAADLGAALRAGARGYLLKNIEAEQLGQAICRAAAGESVIADAMTAKLVSQFRAGQNAPQEDYDKLTPREREAMACLAQGLSNKEIARQLDVAESTVKIHVQNILKKLKLSSRVQIAVYAVERELSK; encoded by the coding sequence TTGCTGCGCAGCGGCGTCAAGCTGCTGTTGCAGCGCAATCCTCAATTCCAGGTGGTGGGCGAGGCATCGAACGGGCTGGACGGCGTGCGCCTGGCGGCCGAGCTGCAGCCCGACGTGGTGCTGATGGACTTGAACATGCCCGGCGTGTCCGGCGTCGAGGCGCTGCAGCTGATCTTGCAGGACCTGCCGCAGATGGTGGTGCTGATGCTGACCGTGTCGGAAAACGCGGCCGACCTCGGTGCCGCCCTGCGCGCGGGCGCGCGCGGCTATTTGCTGAAAAATATCGAGGCCGAACAGCTGGGTCAGGCCATTTGCCGCGCGGCCGCCGGCGAATCCGTGATCGCCGACGCCATGACGGCCAAGCTCGTGTCGCAGTTCCGCGCGGGGCAGAACGCGCCCCAGGAAGACTACGACAAACTGACGCCGCGCGAACGCGAAGCGATGGCCTGCCTGGCGCAAGGACTGAGCAACAAGGAAATCGCGCGCCAGCTGGACGTGGCCGAAAGCACGGTGAAAATCCACGTGCAAAACATCCTGAAAAAGCTTAAGCTCAGCAGCCGCGTGCAGATCGCCGTCTACGCGGTCGAGCGCGAGTTGAGCAAATAA
- a CDS encoding MerR family transcriptional regulator, with the protein MLLKIGELARLTGLTIRTLHHYDSIGLLSPSARTQAGYRLYQHGDMDRLHRIMALRKFGLSLADIANALAGPDLPLSSIVARQIAMLERQIAQASTLRERLRTLQTQLTQGQAPELAEWLTTMELMTMYDKYFSHEELQQLPLLSDAAVEQEWKALVMRVRAAKDAGAGPGDAPAQALATEWMVKLVRDTGAHPGLFARLNDMHAQEPSMQATTSIDADLMQFILAAFNASRMALYKPFLDEQEYAHLVANYGKRSGEWPALIAAVRAAIDARTPPTDPAVLQLARQWLELFRSYAGTDPATQLKFRQAHQQEPRLMEGSFVDAAMLQYLGAAMAVVAQERPGA; encoded by the coding sequence ATGCTGTTGAAAATCGGGGAACTGGCCAGGCTTACGGGCCTGACCATCCGCACCCTGCACCACTACGACAGCATCGGCCTGCTCTCGCCTTCGGCGCGCACGCAAGCTGGCTACCGCCTGTACCAGCACGGCGACATGGACCGGCTGCACCGGATCATGGCGCTGCGCAAGTTCGGACTGTCGCTGGCCGATATCGCCAACGCCCTCGCCGGCCCGGACCTGCCGCTCTCCTCCATCGTGGCGCGGCAGATCGCCATGCTGGAGCGCCAGATCGCGCAGGCGTCCACCTTGCGCGAACGCCTGCGCACCCTGCAAACGCAGCTGACGCAGGGGCAGGCGCCGGAACTGGCCGAGTGGCTCACCACTATGGAGTTGATGACCATGTACGACAAATACTTTAGTCACGAAGAACTGCAACAACTGCCGCTGCTGTCCGATGCGGCCGTGGAACAGGAATGGAAAGCGCTGGTAATGAGAGTGCGCGCCGCCAAGGACGCGGGCGCGGGCCCCGGCGATGCGCCAGCGCAGGCGCTGGCCACGGAATGGATGGTCAAGCTGGTGCGCGACACGGGGGCCCACCCTGGCCTGTTCGCGCGCCTGAACGACATGCATGCGCAGGAACCATCGATGCAGGCGACGACCAGCATCGATGCGGACCTGATGCAGTTCATCCTCGCCGCCTTCAACGCCTCGCGCATGGCGCTGTACAAACCTTTCCTCGATGAGCAGGAATACGCGCATCTGGTGGCCAACTACGGCAAGCGTTCGGGCGAGTGGCCGGCCCTGATCGCCGCCGTGCGCGCCGCCATCGATGCGCGCACGCCGCCCACCGATCCGGCCGTGCTGCAACTGGCGCGGCAGTGGCTGGAACTGTTCCGCTCCTACGCGGGCACGGACCCGGCCACGCAGCTGAAATTCCGCCAGGCGCACCAGCAGGAACCGCGTCTGATGGAAGGCAGCTTCGTCGACGCGGCCATGCTGCAATACCTGGGCGCGGCGATGGCTGTCGTGGCGCAGGAGCGTCCCGGCGCATAG
- a CDS encoding UxaA family hydrolase encodes MNAPTTTPALSGYLRADGRKGIRNIVVVAYMVECAHHVARLMVNAFPGQPVHLIGFTGCFPNEYADQVMRRLLTHPNVGAVLLVSLGCEGFNKYGLSSAVTDSDRPVHTITIQENSGTRPSVSSGVEWIGWALEHLARQERVPMGIDELVVATICGGSDSTSGISANPAVGVAFDTLIAAGSPCIFEETGELVGCEYHMQRRAISPDLGNAIVETVAKAARYYTIMGHGSFSPGNADGGLTTQEEKSLGAYAKSGSSPIVGILKPGDQPAGGGLYLLDVVPDGEPRFGFPNVSDNAEIVELISCGAHITLFTTGRGSVVGSAISPVIKVCANPQTFERLADDMDINAGKILTGEASLEEVGAEIVAAVLNVANGELSRSEDLGHQEFVLTYKQFDAVGPGCFPLRAA; translated from the coding sequence ATGAACGCTCCAACGACGACACCCGCCCTGTCGGGCTACCTGCGCGCCGATGGCCGCAAGGGCATCCGCAATATCGTGGTGGTGGCCTATATGGTCGAATGCGCGCACCACGTGGCGCGCCTGATGGTCAACGCCTTTCCCGGCCAGCCCGTGCACCTGATCGGCTTTACGGGCTGCTTCCCCAACGAATACGCGGACCAGGTGATGCGCCGTTTGCTCACGCACCCGAACGTGGGGGCCGTGCTGCTGGTGTCCCTGGGCTGCGAAGGCTTCAACAAGTACGGCCTCTCCAGCGCCGTGACCGACAGCGACCGCCCCGTGCACACGATCACGATCCAGGAAAACAGCGGCACGCGCCCCAGCGTGAGCAGCGGCGTCGAGTGGATCGGCTGGGCGCTGGAACACCTGGCGCGGCAGGAGCGCGTGCCGATGGGCATCGATGAGCTGGTCGTCGCCACCATCTGCGGCGGCTCCGACAGCACCAGCGGCATCAGCGCCAACCCGGCCGTCGGCGTGGCGTTCGACACCCTGATCGCGGCCGGCAGCCCCTGCATCTTCGAAGAGACGGGCGAGCTGGTGGGCTGCGAATACCACATGCAGCGGCGCGCCATCAGTCCGGACCTGGGCAATGCCATCGTCGAAACCGTGGCCAAGGCCGCCCGCTACTACACCATCATGGGCCATGGCAGCTTCTCGCCGGGGAACGCCGATGGCGGCCTGACCACGCAGGAAGAAAAGTCGCTGGGCGCCTACGCCAAGAGCGGTTCCTCGCCCATCGTCGGCATTCTGAAACCGGGCGACCAGCCGGCCGGCGGCGGCCTGTACCTGCTCGACGTGGTGCCGGACGGCGAGCCGCGCTTCGGTTTCCCGAACGTGTCGGACAACGCGGAAATCGTCGAACTCATTTCCTGCGGCGCCCACATCACCTTGTTTACCACGGGCCGCGGATCGGTGGTCGGTTCGGCGATCTCGCCCGTCATCAAGGTGTGCGCCAATCCGCAAACCTTCGAGCGCCTGGCCGACGACATGGATATCAACGCGGGCAAGATCCTCACGGGCGAAGCCAGCCTGGAAGAAGTGGGCGCGGAGATCGTCGCCGCCGTGCTGAACGTCGCCAATGGAGAACTGAGCCGCTCGGAAGACCTGGGCCACCAGGAATTCGTGCTCACCTATAAACAATTCGACGCGGTGGGGCCAGGCTGCTTCCCATTGCGCGCCGCGTGA
- a CDS encoding GntR family transcriptional regulator has protein sequence MSKPATVFKRSTNLLLQFLAENVAVGEMLPTEQFLTTICQGSRTAIRSAIAYLSTRRLIASPADRRLLRKPIPGDYFDISELQSGAERIQQVLMERVYQRDMPPGAEFSEAELAREAGASTVSVREFLIGFSRFGLIEKKPRGGWRLCAFDRSFATELADMRRMFEMAAVEQFAHLPHGDPAYAELARLIKQHEKLAARIDTRHNAFPALDREFHTFLIGLLNNRFAQGFYDIVSFVFHYHYQWDKGEEKGRNQYAVQEHLAILRALAEHDVPKALEAMRSHLDSSRSTMLSSIGTREKLSQPGA, from the coding sequence ATGTCCAAACCCGCCACCGTCTTCAAGCGCAGTACCAACCTGCTGTTGCAATTTCTCGCCGAGAATGTCGCAGTGGGCGAGATGCTGCCGACGGAGCAGTTCCTGACCACGATCTGCCAGGGCAGCCGCACGGCCATCCGCAGCGCGATCGCGTATCTGTCGACGCGGCGTCTGATCGCCAGCCCGGCGGACCGGCGTTTGCTGCGCAAACCCATACCGGGCGACTACTTCGATATCTCCGAATTGCAGTCGGGGGCGGAGCGCATCCAGCAGGTGCTGATGGAGCGCGTGTACCAGCGCGACATGCCACCGGGCGCGGAGTTTTCGGAGGCGGAGCTGGCGCGCGAGGCGGGCGCCAGTACCGTCAGCGTGCGCGAATTCCTGATCGGTTTTTCGCGCTTCGGCCTGATCGAAAAGAAGCCGCGCGGCGGCTGGCGCCTGTGCGCGTTCGACCGCTCGTTTGCCACCGAACTGGCGGACATGCGGCGCATGTTCGAGATGGCGGCCGTGGAGCAGTTTGCGCACCTGCCGCATGGCGATCCGGCGTATGCGGAACTGGCGCGGCTGATCAAGCAGCACGAGAAGCTGGCGGCCAGGATAGACACACGCCACAATGCGTTTCCGGCGCTGGACCGCGAGTTCCACACCTTCCTGATCGGCCTCTTGAACAACCGCTTCGCGCAGGGCTTCTACGATATCGTCTCGTTCGTGTTTCACTATCACTACCAGTGGGACAAGGGCGAGGAAAAGGGCCGCAACCAGTACGCGGTGCAGGAGCATCTGGCGATCCTGCGCGCGCTGGCCGAGCACGACGTGCCGAAGGCGCTCGAGGCCATGCGCTCGCACCTCGATTCATCGCGCAGCACCATGCTGTCGTCGATCGGCACGCGGGAAAAACTGAGCCAGCCGGGCGCCTAG
- a CDS encoding D-mannonate oxidoreductase, with translation MSDLNPILQFGTSRFLQAHADLFVSEAAKTGEALGHITIVQTTGSAQGAARVAAFRQAGGYPVRIRGWHDGAQVDEVRRADAVTQAWQAGSDWRQVRDAAVAARVIVSNTGDTGYQLDDADHAGMLDGATVPASFPAKLLVLLHGRFLAGAAPISIFPCELVADNGHVLRQVAVTLARQWRCDAVFIAYLQTGCLWINSLVDRIVSEAIEPIGAVAEPYALWAIEAQEGMLLPCRHPQLVVTGNLREYEQRKLFLLNLGHTYLAQLWMERGSPAGMTVREAMDDGAMRAALEALWHEEVLPVFAAMGTRHGDAALAYVAQVRERFGNPFLAHRLADIAQHHAGKIERRMAPVAALARQLCPALAQPRLRAMLAPGAQP, from the coding sequence ATGAGCGATCTCAACCCCATCCTGCAGTTTGGCACCAGCCGCTTCCTGCAGGCGCACGCCGACCTGTTCGTCAGCGAAGCGGCCAAGACAGGCGAGGCGCTGGGCCATATCACCATCGTGCAGACGACCGGCAGCGCGCAGGGCGCGGCGCGGGTGGCGGCGTTTCGCCAGGCCGGCGGCTACCCCGTGCGCATCCGCGGCTGGCACGACGGCGCCCAAGTCGACGAGGTGCGCCGCGCCGACGCCGTCACGCAGGCGTGGCAGGCCGGCAGCGACTGGCGGCAGGTGCGCGATGCGGCCGTGGCCGCGCGCGTGATCGTCTCGAACACGGGCGACACGGGCTACCAGCTCGATGACGCCGACCACGCCGGCATGCTCGATGGCGCGACCGTTCCCGCCAGCTTTCCCGCCAAGCTGCTGGTGCTGCTGCACGGCCGCTTCCTGGCCGGCGCCGCGCCCATCTCGATTTTTCCGTGCGAACTGGTGGCCGACAACGGTCATGTACTGCGCCAGGTGGCCGTGACCCTGGCGCGGCAGTGGCGCTGCGATGCCGTGTTCATCGCCTACCTGCAAACGGGCTGCCTGTGGATCAATTCCCTCGTCGACCGCATCGTTTCCGAAGCGATCGAACCGATAGGCGCGGTGGCCGAACCCTATGCGCTGTGGGCCATCGAGGCGCAGGAAGGCATGCTGCTGCCGTGCCGCCATCCGCAACTGGTGGTGACGGGCAATCTGCGCGAGTATGAACAGCGCAAGCTGTTCCTGCTTAACCTGGGTCACACCTATCTGGCGCAGCTGTGGATGGAACGGGGCAGCCCGGCCGGCATGACGGTGCGCGAGGCGATGGACGATGGCGCCATGCGCGCCGCGCTGGAAGCCCTGTGGCACGAGGAAGTGCTGCCCGTGTTTGCGGCCATGGGCACGCGGCACGGCGACGCGGCGCTGGCCTATGTGGCGCAGGTCAGGGAACGCTTCGGCAATCCCTTCCTCGCGCACCGCCTGGCCGACATCGCGCAGCACCACGCTGGCAAGATTGAGCGGCGCATGGCGCCCGTGGCGGCGCTGGCGCGGCAGCTGTGTCCCGCCCTGGCGCAGCCTCGCCTGCGCGCCATGCTGGCGCCGGGAGCGCAGCCATGA
- a CDS encoding Crp/Fnr family transcriptional regulator yields MHKVNVDGLLSSQALFRHISPSQLEQLRQDVVRVEVEKGKVLFRKGEVAEGAYVVVFGLVKLSVFSMEGTDKVLELIRPGQSFGEAMIFLDEPYPFCAEALEHCLLLRIPPHALLRLLDQSPRIARQMMNSLSHHLMGFIRNVERCSVQNATQRVVEYLLQASDQQRSNEVKLDLKKSLLASFLNLAPATLSRVLHQLTDLHLIKVSGSLIQIQPDALKTYRHGSATAAMLN; encoded by the coding sequence ATGCATAAGGTCAACGTCGATGGCTTGCTGTCGAGCCAGGCTCTGTTCCGCCATATTTCCCCTTCGCAATTAGAGCAATTGCGCCAGGATGTCGTGCGCGTCGAAGTGGAAAAAGGCAAAGTGCTGTTCCGCAAGGGCGAAGTGGCGGAAGGCGCCTACGTGGTGGTTTTCGGCCTCGTCAAGCTCAGCGTGTTTTCCATGGAAGGGACCGACAAGGTTCTGGAACTGATCCGCCCGGGCCAGAGCTTCGGCGAAGCCATGATTTTCCTCGATGAACCCTATCCATTCTGCGCCGAAGCGCTCGAACACTGTTTGTTGCTGCGCATCCCGCCACACGCGCTGCTGCGCCTGCTTGACCAGTCGCCCCGCATCGCGCGCCAGATGATGAACAGCCTGTCGCACCACCTGATGGGTTTCATCCGCAATGTGGAGCGCTGCTCCGTGCAGAACGCCACCCAGCGCGTGGTCGAGTATTTGCTGCAGGCGTCGGACCAGCAGCGCTCGAACGAAGTCAAGCTGGACCTGAAGAAAAGTTTATTGGCATCGTTCCTGAACCTGGCGCCCGCCACCCTGTCGCGCGTGCTGCACCAGCTGACGGACTTGCACCTGATTAAAGTCAGCGGTTCGCTGATCCAGATCCAGCCCGATGCCTTGAAAACGTATCGTCACGGTTCCGCCACCGCGGCCATGCTGAATTAA
- a CDS encoding MFS transporter, with protein sequence MRDTTTPITTALPATLVWLFATAAGLSVANVYYAQPLLATLAHEFGMTEAASGMVITATQIGCALALLLLVPLGDMLNRRRLTLFQLAMLAITLVALGCARSTAALLGGMLMVGLLGTAMTQGLIAYAASAAASHERGRVVGIAQGGVVIGLLLARTLSGVVADVADWRAVYFVSAAIAGALLLLLWRMLPPPALSSKKLAYGALLASMLDMLLHNKVLRVRGMLALLMFAVFNIFWSALVLPLTAQGYSHAAIGAFGLVGVIGALGAARAGAMADQGRAQWTTGAALLLLLAAWLPLGFAGAALWPLIVGIIALDLAGQAIHVTNQSLIFKDDSDAHSRLVACYMLFYAVGSGLGAIAATSVYALAGWHGVCALGAAVSLLALLFWRLTLPAEKA encoded by the coding sequence ATGCGCGATACAACGACTCCCATCACGACAGCACTTCCCGCCACCCTCGTCTGGCTGTTTGCCACGGCGGCCGGCCTCAGCGTGGCCAATGTGTATTACGCCCAGCCCTTGCTCGCCACCCTGGCGCACGAGTTCGGCATGACGGAGGCCGCCAGCGGCATGGTCATCACGGCCACGCAGATCGGCTGCGCGCTGGCCCTGCTGCTGCTCGTGCCCTTGGGCGACATGCTGAACCGGCGCCGGCTGACCCTGTTCCAGCTGGCCATGCTGGCCATTACCCTGGTGGCCTTGGGCTGCGCCCGTTCCACGGCCGCCTTGCTGGGCGGCATGCTGATGGTCGGCTTGCTGGGCACGGCCATGACGCAGGGCTTGATCGCTTACGCGGCCAGCGCGGCGGCCAGCCATGAGCGGGGAAGAGTCGTCGGCATCGCGCAGGGCGGCGTGGTGATCGGCTTGCTGCTGGCGCGCACCCTGTCCGGCGTGGTAGCCGATGTGGCCGACTGGCGCGCCGTGTATTTTGTTTCGGCGGCCATCGCTGGCGCCCTGTTGCTGCTGCTGTGGCGCATGCTGCCGCCGCCGGCGCTGTCCAGCAAAAAGCTCGCGTATGGCGCCCTGCTCGCCTCGATGCTGGACATGCTGCTGCACAACAAGGTCTTGCGCGTGCGGGGCATGCTGGCCCTGCTGATGTTTGCCGTCTTCAATATTTTCTGGAGCGCCCTCGTGCTGCCCCTGACGGCGCAAGGCTATAGCCATGCGGCCATCGGCGCGTTTGGCCTCGTGGGCGTGATCGGCGCGCTGGGCGCGGCACGCGCGGGCGCCATGGCGGACCAGGGACGCGCGCAATGGACGACGGGCGCGGCCCTGCTGCTGCTGCTGGCCGCGTGGCTGCCGCTCGGCTTTGCGGGCGCGGCCCTGTGGCCGTTAATCGTCGGCATCATCGCGCTGGACCTGGCGGGCCAGGCCATCCACGTGACGAACCAGAGCCTGATCTTCAAGGATGACAGCGACGCACACAGCCGCCTGGTGGCGTGCTACATGCTGTTTTATGCGGTGGGAAGCGGACTCGGAGCGATTGCCGCCACCAGCGTGTATGCGCTGGCGGGCTGGCATGGGGTGTGCGCGCTGGGCGCGGCGGTCAGCTTGCTCGCCCTGCTGTTCTGGCGGCTGACCTTGCCTGCTGAAAAAGCTTAA
- a CDS encoding zinc-binding alcohol dehydrogenase family protein, giving the protein MKSIVCDTPGSLRMEQRAVPVPAEGEVLLRIRRVGICGTDMHIFRGTQPFLSYPRVMGHELSGHIHSAPAGSRLAAGDQVYVMPYLSCGTCVACRQGKTNCCTRIEVLGVHRDGGMTEYLALPERFVFKTEGISLDDAAMIEFLAIGAHAVKRGAVDAGKRVLVVGAGPIGMAVMLFASLKGADVTVLDGRADRLQFCRDALGITRTVQLGDGDKEQLSDATGGEFFDVVFDATGNIAAMERGLDFVAHGGSYVLVSIVRDRLSFSDPEFHKRETTLLGSRNATVDDFEEVVAAMKAGKVPTALLNTHRTTLDEFTGVLDRWMQPEAGVIKAIVEV; this is encoded by the coding sequence ATGAAAAGTATCGTTTGCGATACGCCCGGCAGTTTGCGCATGGAGCAGCGCGCCGTGCCCGTGCCCGCCGAGGGCGAAGTGCTGCTGCGCATACGCCGCGTCGGCATCTGCGGCACCGACATGCATATCTTCCGCGGCACCCAGCCTTTCCTCAGCTATCCGCGCGTGATGGGCCATGAACTGTCCGGCCATATCCACAGCGCGCCAGCCGGCTCGCGCCTGGCCGCGGGCGACCAGGTTTACGTGATGCCCTACCTGTCGTGCGGTACTTGCGTGGCCTGCCGCCAGGGCAAGACCAATTGCTGCACCCGCATCGAAGTGCTGGGCGTGCACCGCGACGGCGGCATGACGGAATACCTGGCGCTGCCCGAGCGCTTCGTCTTCAAGACGGAAGGCATTTCGCTCGACGACGCGGCCATGATTGAATTCCTGGCCATCGGCGCGCATGCCGTCAAGCGCGGCGCGGTCGATGCCGGCAAGCGCGTGCTGGTGGTGGGCGCCGGCCCGATCGGCATGGCCGTGATGCTGTTCGCGTCCTTGAAAGGCGCCGACGTGACGGTGCTCGACGGCCGCGCCGACCGTTTGCAGTTCTGCCGCGACGCGCTCGGTATCACCCGCACGGTGCAGCTGGGCGACGGCGACAAGGAGCAGCTGTCGGACGCCACCGGCGGCGAATTCTTCGACGTGGTGTTTGACGCCACCGGCAATATCGCCGCCATGGAGCGGGGCCTGGACTTTGTCGCCCACGGCGGCTCCTATGTACTGGTGTCCATCGTGCGCGACCGCCTGTCCTTTTCCGACCCTGAATTCCACAAGCGCGAAACGACCCTGCTGGGCAGCCGCAACGCCACCGTCGACGATTTCGAGGAAGTGGTGGCGGCCATGAAGGCGGGCAAAGTCCCCACCGCGCTGCTCAATACCCACCGCACCACGCTCGACGAATTTACGGGCGTGCTCGATCGCTGGATGCAGCCAGAAGCTGGCGTCATCAAGGCCATCGTCGAGGTCTGA
- a CDS encoding winged helix-turn-helix transcriptional regulator: MAKRKSLKTDPCPVARALDVIGERWSLLIVRDAFDGMRRFGEFQKSLGVAKNILADRLHTLVEEGIFTVAPASDGTAYQEYVLTPKGLALFPVVVGLRQWSEAQLFEAGEAHSTLLQRGSGLPVRRMDVLAPDGRVLQAGDTVVHKVSAQ, translated from the coding sequence GTGGCCAAGCGCAAGAGCCTGAAAACCGACCCCTGTCCCGTGGCGCGCGCGCTCGACGTGATTGGCGAGCGCTGGTCGCTGCTGATCGTGCGCGACGCCTTCGACGGCATGCGCCGGTTCGGCGAATTCCAGAAAAGCCTGGGCGTGGCGAAGAACATCCTGGCCGACCGCCTGCACACCCTGGTGGAAGAGGGCATCTTCACGGTTGCGCCCGCCTCGGACGGCACGGCTTACCAGGAATACGTGCTGACGCCCAAGGGGCTGGCGCTGTTTCCCGTCGTCGTCGGCTTGCGCCAGTGGAGCGAGGCGCAATTGTTCGAAGCGGGCGAGGCGCATTCGACCTTGCTGCAGCGTGGCTCAGGCTTGCCCGTGCGCCGCATGGACGTGCTGGCGCCCGATGGGCGCGTGTTGCAGGCTGGCGACACGGTCGTGCACAAGGTGTCGGCACAATGA
- a CDS encoding D-amino acid dehydrogenase: MKRVAVLGGGITGVTTAYALAKRGVNVTLIERHRYAAMETSYANGGQLSASHAEVWNHKATILNALKWMARRDAPLLLHPWPSWHKLSWFAEFLAAMPGYERNTIATARMAIAARAHLFAWAEAENIDFDHRRAGILHVYRERAGFERAAGVSRLLAQGGLQRRAVTPQEMRAIEPALAGDFYGGYYTDSDSTGDIHKFTNGLADACARLGVACRYGEEVTALAREHGKVRVAMREDSSLFDAVVICAGTASRAMAASLGDHVNVYPVKGYSITVQLDDAASRAAAPQVSLLDDATKLVSSRLGEDRLRVAGTAEFNGVNYDIRADRIRPLLQWVQQCFPGVNTRKVIPWAGLRPMLPDMLPKVGPGKAPGVYYNTGHGHLGWTLAAATAEMVATMIGAG; the protein is encoded by the coding sequence ATGAAGCGCGTGGCCGTGCTGGGCGGTGGCATCACGGGCGTGACGACGGCGTATGCGCTGGCCAAGCGGGGCGTAAACGTGACCCTGATCGAGCGCCACCGCTACGCCGCCATGGAAACGTCGTATGCGAATGGCGGACAATTGTCGGCCTCGCACGCGGAAGTGTGGAATCACAAGGCAACGATTTTGAACGCCCTGAAATGGATGGCGCGGCGCGATGCGCCCTTGCTGCTTCATCCCTGGCCCAGCTGGCACAAGCTGAGCTGGTTTGCGGAATTCCTCGCCGCCATGCCTGGTTATGAGCGCAACACCATCGCCACGGCGCGCATGGCGATCGCCGCGCGCGCGCATCTGTTTGCGTGGGCCGAAGCGGAAAACATCGACTTCGATCACCGCCGCGCCGGCATCCTGCACGTCTACCGGGAGCGTGCAGGCTTCGAGCGGGCGGCCGGCGTGTCGCGTCTGCTGGCGCAGGGCGGCTTGCAGCGGCGCGCCGTCACGCCGCAGGAAATGCGCGCCATCGAACCGGCCCTGGCAGGCGACTTTTACGGCGGCTACTACACGGACAGCGATTCCACGGGCGACATCCACAAATTCACGAACGGCCTGGCCGACGCCTGCGCCCGCCTGGGCGTGGCCTGCCGCTATGGCGAGGAAGTCACGGCGCTGGCGCGCGAACACGGCAAGGTGCGCGTCGCCATGAGGGAGGACAGCAGCCTGTTCGACGCCGTCGTCATCTGCGCGGGCACGGCCAGCCGCGCCATGGCGGCCAGCCTGGGCGACCATGTGAACGTGTATCCCGTGAAAGGCTATTCGATTACCGTGCAGCTCGATGATGCCGCCAGCCGCGCGGCCGCGCCACAGGTCAGCCTGCTCGACGACGCGACCAAGCTGGTCAGCAGCCGCCTGGGCGAAGACCGGCTCCGGGTGGCGGGCACGGCGGAATTCAACGGCGTCAATTACGACATCCGCGCCGACCGCATCCGCCCGCTGTTGCAGTGGGTGCAGCAGTGCTTTCCCGGCGTGAACACGCGCAAGGTGATCCCGTGGGCGGGCTTGCGCCCCATGCTGCCCGACATGCTGCCCAAAGTGGGGCCGGGCAAGGCGCCGGGCGTGTACTACAACACGGGCCACGGCCACTTGGGCTGGACCCTGGCGGCCGCCACGGCGGAGATGGTGGCGACGATGATTGGTGCTGGCTAG
- a CDS encoding UxaA family hydrolase — protein MSLASRPSSLLLMSPEDNCLIARTALACGEVVAIDGLPVTLVQNIHIGHKVARRALAVGDKVLRYGALIGSITAPVAIGEHIHTHNLASDYIPTFTLGQDGHHFLDKDDQA, from the coding sequence ATGAGCCTCGCTTCCCGGCCTAGCAGCCTGCTCCTGATGTCGCCCGAGGATAACTGCCTGATCGCCAGGACAGCCCTGGCCTGCGGCGAGGTCGTCGCCATCGACGGCCTGCCCGTCACCCTGGTGCAAAACATCCACATCGGCCACAAGGTGGCGCGCCGCGCGCTGGCCGTGGGCGACAAGGTGCTGCGCTACGGCGCCCTGATCGGCAGCATCACGGCCCCCGTCGCCATCGGCGAACATATCCATACGCACAACCTGGCAAGCGATTACATCCCCACGTTTACCCTGGGCCAGGACGGCCACCATTTCCTGGACAAGGACGACCAAGCATGA